In Gossypium raimondii isolate GPD5lz chromosome 12, ASM2569854v1, whole genome shotgun sequence, a single window of DNA contains:
- the LOC105762919 gene encoding translocase of chloroplast 120, chloroplastic, producing MENGVVMVDNKIAEERVANEEVKVTLAGDSGETEEPVDEVFEEASSTLENLQEQAEKSGVDGGSSVEDAIGNVETFGDTGSEVVKENLNLEPEAETFQEAIETQENDVPSEVGTQEAVAELVDQQKGESVGGGVVSDKIDEGGTEMGKNNDELKGGKEVPEISGTGEAEVPRDEEKRNLKSDSGMEMPVKGDTDQGKEDTEVKCATADLGSVDGDEDEKVFAAVEVEDNMNGELKDLLNARDMKLNSEIDELKDGLSEPGKSVEETVASADELKDLLNARDMKLNSEIDELKDRLFEPRKSVEETVASADRNLSSSEKFADERNEKIEAGKADKIDKAGTEMGEKTDELNGGKEVLEINGTGETEVSRDDEKRSLKSDTVIEMPVKGDTDQGQECTEVKGATAGLDSVHGGDEDEINGTGETEVPRDEEKRSLKSDTVIEMPVKGDTDQGQERTEVKGATAGLDSVDGGDGDEKANKAFAAKEVEDNMNGKVEDLSYARDMKHNGEIDELKHTQSEPSKSVEGTVASTVGNLSSSEKFTDERNEKIESGKADLRTEVHDGFQSRLPDEMVGNKCQDINFVIEHSDDNAEKNQQDKQSTQVTIEQEVQHAPGSSVSAKAEEFGKKVDMAQEPKPNNSVTRECEILPAPALSSSVKSTNPAISPHPAGLGRAAPLLEPAARVVQQPRANGSVSQAQAQAQAQQIEDIGNVEAEENDETREKLQLIRVKFLRLANRLGQTPHNVVVAQVLYRLGLAEQLRGRNGGRVGAFSFDRASAMAEQLEAAGNEPLDFSCTIMVLGKTGVGKSATINSIFDEVKFGTDAFQTGTKKVQDVVGTVHGIKVRVIDTPGLLPSWSDQCQNEKILHSVKRFIKKTPPDIVLYLDRLDMQTRDFGDMPLLRTITEVFGPSIWFNAIVVLTHAASAPPDGPNGTASSYDMFVTQRSHVVQQAIRQAAGDMRLMNPVSLVENHSACRTNRAGQRVLPNGQVWKPHLLLLSLASKILAEANTLLKLQDTPPGKPFATRARTPPLPYLLSSLLQSRPQVKLPEEQYGDEDGLDDDLDESSDSEDEPEYDELPPFKRLSKAQIAKLSKAQKKAYFDELEYREKLFMKKQLKEEKKQRKMMKKMASAAKDLPSEYGENAEEESSGASSVPVPMPDLALPASFDSDNPTHRYRSLDSSNPWLVRPVLDTHGWDHDVGYEGINVERLFVAEKKFPISFSGQVTKDKRDANVQMELASSLKHGEGKATSLGFDMQTVGKDLAYTLRSETRFSNLKKNKAMAGISVTLLGDALSAGVKFEDKLIANKQFQVVMAGGAMTGRGDLAYGGSLEAQLRDKDYPLGRSLSTLGLSIMDWHGDLAIGCNIQSQVPVGRSTNLIARANLNNKGAGQVSLRINSSEQLQLALIAVLPLLKKLFEYSHQVQYGQ from the coding sequence atggaaaatggggTAGTAATGGTAGATAATAAGATTGCGGAAGAAAGAGTTGCCAATGAGGAAGTGAAGGTGACGCTTGCTGGGGATTCCGGTGAAACAGAAGAACCAGTAGATGAGGTTTTTGAGGAGGCAAGTTCAACACTGGAGAATTTGCAAGAACAGGCAGAAAAATCTGGAGTGGATGGCGGCAGTTCAGTTGAGGATGCAATTGGAAATGTTGAGACATTTGGCGATACTGGTTCAGAGGTAGTTAAGGAGAACTTGAATTTAGAACCTGAAGCAGAGACCTTTCAAGAGGCTATTGAAACTCAGGAGAACGACGTTCCAAGTGAGGTTGGAACTCAGGAGGCTGTGGCAGAGTTGGTGGACCAGCAGAAAGGTGAGAGTGTTGGTGGTGGTGTGGTGTCAGATAAGATTGACGAGGGAGGGACTGAAATGGGCAAAAACAATGATGAATTGAAAGGTGGGAAGGAAGTACCTGAAATCAGTGGTACTGGAGAAGCAGAAGTTCCGAGGGATGAGGAAAAAAGAAATCTCAAGTCTGATTCAGGAATGGAGATGCCTGTAAAAGGAGATACTGATCAGGGAAAAGAGGATACGGAAGTGAAATGTGCCACAGCTGATCTTGGTTCAGTAGACGGAGATGAAGATGAAAAGGTTTTTGCTGCTGTGGAGGTGGAGGATAACATGAATGGAGAACTAAAAGATTTATTGAATGCTAGAGACATGAAGCTTAATAGTGAGATTGATGAGCTGAAAGATGGGCTGTCTGAGCCAGGGAAATCTGTTGAAGAGACAGTTGCTTCTGCAGATGAACTAAAAGATTTATTGAATGCTAGGGACATGAAGCTTAATAGTGAGATTGATGAACTGAAAGATAGGCTGTTTGAGCCAAGGAAATCTGTTGAAGAGACAGTTGCTTCTGCTGATAGAAACTTATCCTCTTCAGAAAAGTTTGCAGATGAGAGGAATGAGAAGATTGAGGCTGGTAAAGCTGATAAGATTGACAAGGCAGGTACTGAAATGGGCGAAAAGACTGATGAATTGAATGGTGGGAAGGAAGTACTTGAAATCAATGGTACTGGAGAAACAGAAGTTTCGAGGGATGATGAAAAAAGAAGTCTCAAGTCTGATACAGTAATTGAGATGCCTGTAAAAGGAGATACTGATCAGGGACAAGAGTGTACAGAAGTAAAAGGGGCTACGGCTGGTCTGGATTCAGTGCATGGTGGAGATGAAGATGAAATCAATGGTACCGGAGAAACAGAAGTTCCAAGGGACGAGGAAAAAAGAAGTCTCAAGTCTGATACAGTAATTGAGATGCCTGTTAAAGGAGATACTGATCAGGGACAAGAGCGTACAGAAGTAAAAGGGGCTACAGCTGGTCTTGATTCAGTGGATGGTGGAGATGGAGATGAAAAAGCAAATAAGGCTTTTGCTGCTAAGGAGGTGGAGGATAACATGAATGGAAAAGTAGAAGATTTATCATATGCTAGGGACATGAAGCATAATGGTGAGATTGATGAACTGAAACATACGCAATCTGAGCCGAGTAAATCTGTTGAAGGAACAGTTGCTTCTACAGTTGGAAACCTGTCCTCTTCAGAAAAGTTTACAGATGAGAGGAATGAGAAAATTGAGTCGGGTAAAGCTGATTTGAGGACAGAGGTTCATGATGGTTTTCAATCTCGGCTCCCTGATGAAATGGTGGGTAATAAATGTCAAGATATTAATTTTGTGATTGAACATTCTGATGATAACGCAGAGAAAAATCAACAAGATAAGCAAAGCACCCAAGTGACGATAGAGCAGGAAGTGCAACATGCTCCAGGATCTTCAGTGTCTGCTAAAGCCGAAGAATTTGGGAAAAAAGTGGACATGGCTCAGGAGCCTAAGCCAAACAACTCTGTCACTAGAGAATGTGAAATTCTTCCTGCTCCAGCATTGTCATCATCTGTTAAATCTACTAACCCTGCTATCTCTCCTCATCCTGCTGGCCTTGGGCGCGCTGCTCCATTATTGGAACCTGCCGCCAGGGTGGTGCAGCAGCCTCGTGCAAATGGAAGTGTCTCACAGGCACAGGCACAGGCACAGGCACAACAAATTGAAGATATTGGCAATGTGGAGGCTGAGGAGAATGATGAGACTCGTGAAAAGCTTCAGTTGATTAGAGTTAAGTTTTTGAGGCTTGCAAATAGGCTCGGGCAGACTCCCCATAATGTTGTTGTGGCACAGGTTTTGTACAGACTAGGATTAGCTGAGCAGCTCCGGGGGAGAAATGGGGGCCGGGTTGGTGCCTTCAGCTTTGACCGTGCAAGTGCTATGGCTGAACAGCTTGAGGCAGCTGGAAATGAACCCCTTGATTTCTCCTGTACAATTATGGTCCTTGGGAAGACCGGAGTTGGTAAAAGTGCTactattaattcaatatttgatGAAGTCAAGTTTGGCACCGATGCTTTCCAGACTGGTACCAAAAAGGTTCAGGATGTTGTGGGTACTGTGCATGGTATTAAAGTTCGTGTAATTGACACACCAGGCCTTCTTCCTTCCTGGTCTGACCAATGCCAGAACGAGAAGATCCTTCACTCCGTTAAGCGTTTCATTAAGAAAACACCTCCAGATATTGTGTTGTACCTTGATAGGTTGGACATGCAAACGAGGGATTTTGGTGATATGCCCCTCTTGCGTACCATAACTGAGGTCTTTGGTCCCTCTATATGGTTTAATGCAATTGTGGTTTTGACTCATGCAGCTTCTGCTCCACCAGATGGTCCTAATGGTACTGCTTCTAGCTATGACATGTTTGTCACTCAACGTTCTCATGTTGTACAGCAGGCTATTCGTCAGGCAGCTGGGGATATGCGACTCATGAATCCTGTTTCATTAGTGGAGAATCACTCTGCATGTAGAACCAATAGGGCAGGCCAGAGAGTATTGCCAAATGGTCAGGTCTGGAAGCCTCATTTGTTGTTGCTTTCGTTAGCATCTAAAATTCTGGCCGAGGCAAACACGCTTTTGAAGTTGCAAGATACTCCCCCAGGAAAGCCTTTTGCTACTCGAGCAAGAACACCTCCTTTACCTTACCTTCTTTCATCTCTTCTTCAATCGAGACCGCAAGTTAAGCTTCCTGAAGAGCAGTATGGTGATGAGGATGGATTAGATGATGATTTGGATGAATCCTCTGACTCCGAGGATGAGCCAGAATATGATGAGCTGCCACCTTTCAAGCGGTTGAGTAAAGCACAAATAGCAAAGCTTAGTAAGGCTCAGAAAAAAGCATATTTTGATGAGTTGGAATATAGAGAAAAACTTTTTATGAAGAAGCAACTGAAGGAAGAGAAAAAGCAGCgaaagatgatgaagaaaatggCATCTGCAGCCAAGGATCTGCCAAGTGAGTATGGTGAAAATGCAGAAGAAGAAAGTAGTGGTGCTTCTTCTGTTCCAGTTCCAATGCCAGATTTGGCGTTGCCTGCTTCTTTTGATTCTGATAATCCAACTCATCGCTATCGTTCCCTTGATTCCTCCAACCCATGGCTTGTTAGGCCAGTTCTAGATACTCATGGTTGGGATCATGATGTTGGTTACGAAGGTATTAATGTCGAAAGACTGTTCGTTGCAGAAAAgaaatttcctatttcattttctGGCCAGGTTACAAAGGACAAAAGGGATGCCAATGTCCAAATGGAACTGGCCAGTTCTTTAAAGCACGGGGAAGGTAAAGCAACTTCATTGGGTTTTGATATGCAGACTGTTGGAAAGGACTTAGCCTATACACTGCGCAGCGAGACCAGGTTTAGTAATCTGAAGAAGAATAAGGCAATGGCTGGCATCTCAGTTACACTCTTAGGTGATGCGCTATCAGCTGGAGTGAAATTTGAAGACAAACTGATTGCTAATAAGCAGTTCCAAGTAGTCATGGCTGGGGGTGCTATGACTGGACGTGGCGATCTTGCTTATGGGGGCAGCTTGGAAGCACAATTGAGGGATAAAGATTACCCTCTGGGTCGCTCCTTATCTACACTTGGCCTATCTATCATGGATTGGCATGGAGATCTTGCCATTGGATGCAATATACAGTCACAGGTGCCTGTTGGACGGTCTACGAATCTAATAGCTCGTGCCAATCTGAATAACAAAGGTGCTGGACAAGTCAGTTTACGAATAAATAGCTCTGAACAGCTTCAGCTTGCTTTGATTGCTGTCCTTCCTTTACTGAAAAAACTATTTGAATATTCACATCAAGTGCAGTATGGACAATGA